The DNA sequence GAGGCGCTGGCGGAGCTGCCGCCCGACCAGCGTGATGCGGTCGTCGTCGTCGACATGCTCCGCTGCTCGGTGGCCGAGGCCTGCCACCTGCTCAACACCCGCCCCGGCACCATCAAGAGCCGGTGTTCGCGGGGGAGGGCGAAGCTCAGCGTGCTCCTCGAAGGGGTCACCCTCACCGGTTGAGGGAACAACACGGACCCGCAGGGTGTTGTCGCCATAGTAGATCCGGTTCAACCGCCCACCCGCCAAGGAGCCCGAAAAACCCATGAGCGACACCCTCCACGACGTCATCATCGTCGGATCCGGCCCGGCCGGGTACACGGCCGCCATCTACTCCGCCCGGGCCGAGCTCGCCCCTGTGGTGTTCGAGGGTTCGCAGTTCGGCGGCGCGCTCATGACCACCACGGAGGTCGAGAACTTCCCGGGCTTCGCGGAGGGCATGATGGGCCCCGACCTGATGATGCAGATGCGGGAGCAGGCGGAACGTTTCGGCGCGGACCTCCGCATGGAGGACGTGACGTCGATGGACCTGGCCGGCGAGGTCAAGATCGTCCGGGTGGGCCAGGAGGAGCACCGGGCTCGCGCGGTGATCCTCGCGATGGGCGCAGCCGCACGCTACCTCGGCGTCCCCGGGGAACAGGAGTACCTCGGGCGCGGCGTGAGTTCGTGCGCGACCTGCGACGGATTCTTCTTCCGCGACAAGCCGATCGTCGTCGTGGGTGGTGGCGACTCCGCTATGGAGGAGGCAACCTTCCTCACCAAGTTCGGCTCATCCGTGACCGTCGTCCACCGACGGGAGGAGTTCCGCGCCTCCAAGATCATGCTCGAGCGGGCGAAGGAGAACGAGAAGATCTCGTTCGTCCTCAACACCACGGTCGACGAGGTCCTCTCCGGCGCCAGCGGAACCGTCGAGCGCCTGCGTCTGCGCAACACCGTCACCGGCGAGACCAGCGAACTCGAGACCGCGGCGATGTTCGTCGCGATCGGCCACGACCCGAGGTCCGAGTTGGTCCGAGACCAGGTGGAGGTCGATGAGGACGGCTACGTGCTTACAGGGCAGACCACCGCCACCTCGATCCCGGGTGTGTTCGCCTGCGGCGACCTGGTGGACCACCGCTACCGGCAGGCCATCACCGCTGCCGGTTCGGGGTGCGCCGCCTCGATCGACTCTGAACGTTGGCTCGCCGAGCAGGCCTGACACCCAGCGCCGGCGTTCCGGACCCCTGAGACCGCGTCACCCGGATCCGCACACCTCACCCCGAAAGGACCCACCACAATGGCCGTGAACACCCCGAACATCATCGACGTGACCGAGGACGACTTCGCCGAGTCCGTCCTCGCCGCCAGCGGGTCCAAGCCCGTGCTGGTGGACTTCTGGGCCACGTGGTGCCGTCCCTGCACGATGATGGCCCCGGTTCTCGACGAACTCGCCGGTGCGGAGTCCGACAAGCTGACGGTCGCCAAGGTCGACGTGGAGACCAACCAGGAGCTCGCCGCCGAGTACCAGATCACCGCCATCCCGGCGATGCTGCTGTTCTCCGAGGGAAAGCCGGTCAAGCGCATCACCGGCGCCAAGTCGAAGTCCGCGCTGCGCACCGAACTCGGCGACGTGCTCTAGCCGCCGCCCCACTCGGGTGCGTGCCGGGCACGTCCGCGCCTGAGGCGGTAAGTTCATCCGGGTACCCAGTCGAGTGGAGCGGAGGAGAACCATGGCGTGGCGACGCGGTGACCGTGGGCCCGAGGTGGCCTCGATCCGGGCGACCCTCGCGGGTATGGGCCTGCTGCACAACATCGATTCCGTCGGGCTCACCGAGCCGGAGACGGGTTCGGTCCTCGCCCGGACCGATGCCGTCTTCGACGCCGATCTGGAGACCGCCGTGCTGGCGTTCCAGCAAGCCCGTGGACTGATCTCTGACGGCATCGTGGGCCCGTCGACCCAGGCGGCGCTCCGCGACGCCACCTACGTTCTGGGGACCCGCGACCTCAG is a window from the Dietzia sp. JS16-p6b genome containing:
- the trxB gene encoding thioredoxin-disulfide reductase, which codes for MSDTLHDVIIVGSGPAGYTAAIYSARAELAPVVFEGSQFGGALMTTTEVENFPGFAEGMMGPDLMMQMREQAERFGADLRMEDVTSMDLAGEVKIVRVGQEEHRARAVILAMGAAARYLGVPGEQEYLGRGVSSCATCDGFFFRDKPIVVVGGGDSAMEEATFLTKFGSSVTVVHRREEFRASKIMLERAKENEKISFVLNTTVDEVLSGASGTVERLRLRNTVTGETSELETAAMFVAIGHDPRSELVRDQVEVDEDGYVLTGQTTATSIPGVFACGDLVDHRYRQAITAAGSGCAASIDSERWLAEQA
- the trxA gene encoding thioredoxin, whose translation is MAVNTPNIIDVTEDDFAESVLAASGSKPVLVDFWATWCRPCTMMAPVLDELAGAESDKLTVAKVDVETNQELAAEYQITAIPAMLLFSEGKPVKRITGAKSKSALRTELGDVL